The nucleotide sequence CGCGGCCGAGCAGCCGGTGCAGGGCGAGCAGGCTGACCGCACCGGTGAGCGGCACGCCCCACAGCGGGATGAGGGCCATCGGGGTCTCCAGCAGCGTCCGCATGAGCGGGTCGCCGAGCAGCGTGAACGCGAGGCCCGTCCCGACCGCCACGACGAAGTCGCCGAAGCTGAAGAGGTGGAAGCCGAGGTAGGCCCGTCGCCGGGCGGCGCCGTGCAACCGGGCGCCGACGAGGACGACGAGCGGTGCGAGCGCACCGGCGACGAGGTCGCCCCACGCGGCGTTGGCGACGAACTGCGGGGGCAGCAGCCCGCGAGCGCCGACGGCGAAGAAGACGAGAGCGGCGGGCACCCGCCAGGCGTTGAACCACGTGAGGTGCGCGATGTCGACCTCCGCGACCGCACGCCGGCTCGTGGGGTCGAGACGGACGCCGAGCAGGGGGAGGGCGATGCCGAGGACGACGAGCAGCGGCAGCACGGTGAGCGGCAGGCGCGCCAGGGCACCCGAGACCGACAGCGCGAGCACGGCGCCGCCCCACGCGAGCACCGTGAGGGTCCACGTGAGGGCGACACGTCCCGGGTGCCCCTGCGGAGCCGCGGAGGTGGCGGGAGCCGCCGGCGGGGAGGGTGGCCGGTCGGCGAGTTCATAATCTGTACTCATGGGAGAGACGATGCTCCCGGTGGGTTGAGAAAGTCAACCCACTGAGGGAGGATCGGTCGCGTGACCACCGTCCGCCCGTGCTCCGTCCACGACGCCCTCGAGCTGCTGGGGCCCCGGTGGACGTTCCTCGTGCTGCGCGAGCTCATGTTCGGCACCACCCGTTTCGACGCGGTCGTCGCCGCGACCGGGGCATCCCGCAACCTCGTCGCGGAGCGGCTGCGGCGTCTGGAGGAGGCGGGGCTCGTCCGGCGTGACACGTACCAGGAGCACCCGCCGCGCCACGACTACCGGCTGACCGACGAG is from Aquipuribacter nitratireducens and encodes:
- a CDS encoding winged helix-turn-helix transcriptional regulator, producing MTTVRPCSVHDALELLGPRWTFLVLRELMFGTTRFDAVVAATGASRNLVAERLRRLEEAGLVRRDTYQEHPPRHDYRLTDEGRRVAEVLLVLMRVGDERRDDEPPVRWHHGSGGDRHELDVELVCRRCGRPASEGLGDPVGRGAP